Within Pseudomonas cichorii, the genomic segment GTGCGCAGTTGCTGGAAAGACTGAACCAGTGGCTGGCCCTGCATGACCCGGATGCAATCATCGGCTGGAATGTGGTGCAGTTCGACCTGCGGGTTCTGCATGAGCATGCCAAGCGCTTGCAGGTCCCTTTGATATTGGGGCGCGATAACCAGCCCATGGGCTGGCGCGAGCATGGCAACCGTGACAACCATTACTTTGCCGATATCAGCGGGCGTCTGGTTATCGACGGTATCGAAGCCTTGCGTTCGGCAACGTGGAGTTTCCCTTCGTTCAGCCTTGAAAACGTGTCGCAGACTCTGCTGGGCGAAGGCAAGGCCATTGATACGCCCTATCAGCGCATGGACGAAATCAACCGCATGTTCGCCGAGGACAAGCCGGCGCTGGCCCGCTACAACATCAAGGACTGCGAACTGGTCACGCGGATCTTTGCCAAAACCGAATTACTGACTTTCCTGCTGGAGCGTGCAACGGTCACGGGGCTGCCTGCCGATCGCAGCGGAGGTTCGGTTGCCGCTTTCTGTCATCTGTATATTCCGCTGATGCATCGTCAGGGCTTTGTCGCGCCCAATCTCGGCGAGCGCCTGCCGGAAGCCAGCCCCGGCGGCTTTGTCATGGACTCCCAGCCCGGCCTGTATGAGTCCGTGCTGGTGCTGGACTACAAGAGTCTGTACCCGTCGATTATCCGCTCATTCCTGATCGATCCTGTTGGTTTGATCGAAGGCATGCGCCAGCCGGATGACGAATATTCCGTGCCGGGCTTTCGTGGCGCACGCTTTTCCCGCACCCGGCATAGCCTGCCTTCCATCGTCGAGCGGGTCTGGCGTGGCCGGGAAACCGCCAAGCGTGAACACAATGCGCCGCTGTCCCAGGCGTTGAAGATCATCATGAATGCCTTCTATGGCGTGCTGGGGTCGAGTGGTTGCCGCTTTTTCGACCCGCGCCTGGCGTCGTCGATCACCATGCGTGGCCACGAAATCATGCTCAAGACCCGTGAACTGATCCAGGCTCAGGGCTACACGGTGATCTACGGCGACACCGATTCGACCTTTGTCTGGCTAGGACGCGCCCATGGGCAGGAAGAGGCGACGGATATCGGTCGCTCGCTGGTCCAGCACGTCAACCAGTGGTGGCGCGAGCATCTGCACAACGAGTACGGATTGCACAGTGCACTTGAGCTGCAGTTTGAAACGCATTTCCGCCGCTTTCTGATGCCGACCATCCGGGGCGCAGAGGAGGGCAGCAAGAAGCGTTACGCCGGCCTGGTAACCCGCGCCGACGGCAGCGAGGAAATGGTCTACAAGGGGCTGGAAACCGTACGTACCGACTGGTCACCGCTGGCGCAGCAATTCCAGCAGGAACTGTACCTGCGGATCTTCAAGCGCCAGCCTTATCAGGATTATGTGCGCGAGTATGTGCGGCGTACCCTGGCAGGCGAACTCGATGACTTGCTGATCTATCGCAAGCGGCTGCGGCGCAAGCTGGACGACTACCAGCGCAACGTACCGCCCCATGTGCGCGCGGCGCGCCTTGCCGATGAGTACAACGACAGCCAGGGGCGACCGCGTCAGTACCAGAGCGGAGGCTGGATCAGTTATGTGATAACCATTGCCGGGCCTGAGCCTCTGGAGATTCGCACCGCGCCCATCGACTACGACCACTACATCACCAGACAGCTACAACCCTTGGCTGATGCCATCCTGCCGTTTGTGCTGTCGCACACCATTGACTTGCAGAGCCTGGATCAGCTCAGCTTTGACTTCTGATCACGGCTGGCTCATTCCGGGATTTCAATGCGGATTGCACGGGTTCCGATTTCTGAACCGTTCACCGTATCAATTGCAATGGGCTTGATATCGATGCCCGTCTCGGCATCCAGAAAGCGCGTCAGATTGCCTTCGCCGCGATGCTTCTTGCCCCAGGCTCCGATCATGAACAGCACCGGCAAGTAGTCACGCCCAGCCTCGGTCAAGACATATTCTTCCCGTGGCGGACGTTCCGAATACAGGCGTTTCTCCAGCAGTTTCTCGTCCGTCAGGGTCGCAAGACGTTATGTCGTTGTTGCGCACGGCCCGCTGATCACAACTAAAGCAAACGCTCCA encodes:
- a CDS encoding DNA polymerase II; translated protein: MDLQQGFILSRHWRDTPAGTEVDFWLATDHGPRHIRLPCQPSVAFVPAEQGERARELLRGERGLELRPLALCDFRHRPVLGVYCQQHRQLMNIEKLLRKGNVDVYEADIRPPERYLMERFITAPVLFGGTPDAQGVLCNAQIKPDPDYRPQLKLVSLDIETTSRGELYSIALEGCGQRQVYMLGPANGGNETLDFQLEYCDTRAQLLERLNQWLALHDPDAIIGWNVVQFDLRVLHEHAKRLQVPLILGRDNQPMGWREHGNRDNHYFADISGRLVIDGIEALRSATWSFPSFSLENVSQTLLGEGKAIDTPYQRMDEINRMFAEDKPALARYNIKDCELVTRIFAKTELLTFLLERATVTGLPADRSGGSVAAFCHLYIPLMHRQGFVAPNLGERLPEASPGGFVMDSQPGLYESVLVLDYKSLYPSIIRSFLIDPVGLIEGMRQPDDEYSVPGFRGARFSRTRHSLPSIVERVWRGRETAKREHNAPLSQALKIIMNAFYGVLGSSGCRFFDPRLASSITMRGHEIMLKTRELIQAQGYTVIYGDTDSTFVWLGRAHGQEEATDIGRSLVQHVNQWWREHLHNEYGLHSALELQFETHFRRFLMPTIRGAEEGSKKRYAGLVTRADGSEEMVYKGLETVRTDWSPLAQQFQQELYLRIFKRQPYQDYVREYVRRTLAGELDDLLIYRKRLRRKLDDYQRNVPPHVRAARLADEYNDSQGRPRQYQSGGWISYVITIAGPEPLEIRTAPIDYDHYITRQLQPLADAILPFVLSHTIDLQSLDQLSFDF
- a CDS encoding winged helix-turn-helix transcriptional regulator, with product MTDEKLLEKRLYSERPPREEYVLTEAGRDYLPVLFMIGAWGKKHRGEGNLTRFLDAETGIDIKPIAIDTVNGSEIGTRAIRIEIPE